CGTCGCCGCGGGGGAGATCGTTGGTTTCCTCGGTCCCAACGGCGCGGGCAAGACCACCACGATGCGGATGCTCACGACACTGCTACGCCCCACCTCGGGAACAGCCGTGATCGCGGGCCACGACCTGCTCGGCGACCCGGTCGGCGTCCGCAGGCGGATCGGTTACGTCGCCCAGGGCGGCGGGGCGAATCCCGCGGAGTCCGTGGTCAACGAACTCATTCTCCAGGCCCGGCTGTACGGACTCTCCAAGAGCGAGGCACGGTCACGCATCACCGCCCTGGCGGGCCGGCTGGGTCTCGACGGGCTGGAGGGCCGGCTCGTCAGCAGTCTGTCCGGCGGTCAGCGGCGGCGGCTCGACATCGCGCTCGGCCTGGTGCACCAGCCTCCGCTGATCTTCCTGGACGAACCCAGCACCGGACTCGACCCGACCAGCCGCAACAACCTCTGGGACCACATCCGCAAACTGCGCGACGAGCTCGGCGCCACCGTCTTCCTCAGCACTCACTACCTCGACGAGGCGGACGCCCTGTGTGACCGCATCCTCATCATGGACCGCGGCACCATCCTCGTGGAGGACAGTCCGGAGGAGCTCAAGGGGCGGATCTCGGGCGACACGGTGACCGTCGAGGTCGCCCCGGAGGGCGTCGCGCCCGCCACCGCCGTCATCGAGCGGCTGCCGTCGGCCCGTTCGGTGATCCCCGGCGGAACCACCATCCGCTTCCGCACCGAACACAGCAGCCGGACCATGGTCGACGTCATGCACGCGCTGGAATCGAGCGCGGTCGACATCGTCTCCATCCAGGTCGACCGTCCGAGCCTCGACGACGTCTTCCTCGCCCTCACCGGACAGCCGACCGAAGAACTGCACGCCGCCGCAACCGCCCCCGCCGGCGCCTGAGGAAGGAAACACCTGTGAAGACCCTCCGTGAGACCTTACTCGTCTTCGACAACCAGCTCCGGTTCACCTTCCGGTACAAGATCACCATCGTGCTGGGCATGGTCCAGCCCGTCCTCTACCTCCTGCTCTTCGGCCCGCTGCTGACCAAGCTCGGCGGCATGGGCAGCGGCAACACCTGGCAGACGTTCGTCCCCGGGGTCCTCGTGTACCTCGCACTGTTCGGCGCCGGCTTCTGCGGTTTCGGCATCATCTCCGACGTACGCTCGGGCGTCATCGAGCGGATGCGTGTCACCCCGGTCAGTCGCTTCGCGCTGCTCATGGGACGGGTGTCGCGCGAGGTCGCGATCCTCCTCACCCAGTCCGTCATCATCGTCTCCGTGGGCTTCCTCCTCGGACTGCGCGCCGGCTTCCTGGGGATCCTGGGCGCCGTCGTCCTCGTCGTGCTGCTCGGCATCGCGCTCGCGTCGCTCTCGCTGTCGCTGGGTGTCGCGCTGAAGTCGGAGGACCAGTTCGCCCCGCTGCTGACCTCTGCCGCGCTGCCCGTCATGCTGCTGGCCGGCATCCTGCTGCCGATGGACCTGGCGCCGAAGTGGCTGGACTACCTGTCCCACCTCAACCCCCTGCGCTACATCGTGGACGCCATCCGGGACCTGTTCGCCGACCAGTTCGCCACCAGGGCGGTCCTGGAGGGAACGTGCGTCGCGATCGTGCTCGCGGTGGTCTGCGTCGCCCTCGGCATCCGGACCTTCTCCAAGGAGAACGCCTGACACACGGAAGTGGCGTAGGGGCGTCCCGCTCGAGCGGGACGCCCCTACGCCACTTCAGGCGCGGCCGGTGAGATAGAGGTAGCCCTCCTCGTCCAGCCGGCCCCGGTCGCCGGAGTGCAGCCAGCCTCCGCGCATGACCCGGGCCGTCCCGGCCGGATCGCGCCAGTAGCCGCTCATCATGTGCGGGGCGCGCAGCCAGACCTCGCCACACGCGCCGCAGGGAAGCGGCTCGTCCCGGGGCCCGCGTATCCGGATCTCGACCTCGGGCAGCGCCCGTCCGACGGACCGCAGCAGCTCCGGCCGGCGCGCCGCGGCGGCCAGGTGGTCCTCCTGCCGCAGGAGGGTGATGGCCCGGATCTCGCTGCTGAGGTAGTTCTGTGCCAGGACCGGGCCGAAGACCTCGACCGCCCGCCGCACGGTGGCGGCCGGGACAGGCGCGTTACCGTACGGCACATAGCGCAGGCTGGACAGGTCCGTCCGGCCGACATCCGGGTGGGCGAGCAGCCGCCGCAGGTGACCGGAGAGCAGGTACACGCTGGTGATCCGCTCGGCCTCGACGGTCGCGAGCACCCGGCCCGGGTCGAAGTCGTCCATGAGCAGAGCGGTGCAACCCTGCCTGAGGAGCATGAGCACGACCTCCCCCGCGTTCCCCGCCAGCGGGCTGACCGCCAGGGTGGTGATCCCGGCCGGGAAATCGCCGAGTGCGCCTTCCTCCGGGCGGCGCCAGTCGACCCTCATCCCGGAGAACCGGTGGACGGCTCCCCGCCGGGGACCCGTCGTACCGTGCGACGGGACCAGCAGGGCGATGTCCTCCTCCCGGGCGCGCGGCGCCAACGGCTCCCCGGACTCCTCGGCGGCCCGGGCCAGCAGGTCGCACCCCGCCTCCGGCACTCCCAGCGTCAGCGTTCCGGGCACCGGCTCCCCCAGCACCTCGGCGCCCCGCCGGTCCACCAGGAAGACCGCGGGCCGCACGGAGGCGAGGATCCCGCGCCAGCCTGTCACATCCCCCGGCACGTTGACGTTGAGCGCGGTGAAGCGGCTGCCCAGCAGGTGGGCGGCGAGCCGCAGGGCTACCAGCTCGGGCGGGTTCGCCGTGAGGCACACGATGCCCTCATGGCGGCTGTGCCCCATCCGCTCCAGCGCGCGGGCGATCCGGTAGCTCTGGGCCAGCAGCTCGTCGAACGTGATCTGCCGCTTCCCCGTCCGCAGCGCGATCCGGCCGGACCACCGGTGGAGCCCGGTGAAGAGCTCGGTCACATAGCGGGCGGCTGGCCTGGCGCACAGCCGGTCCTCCACGGCGCCGGTACCGGTCGGCTCACGCATCGGCCGCCCCGTACTCCGCCACCGGGCCGAGCACCTCGTCGATCCGCTCCACCAGGCCGGGGTCGAGTTTCACCCCGGAGGCCGCGGCGTTCTCCCTCACCTGCTCCGGCCGGGACGCCCCGACGACGGCGCCCGCCACGCCCGGCTGCCGCAGCACCCAGGCCATGGCGAGCTGGGAGAGCGTCAGCCCCGCCTCCGAGGCGGGCCCCGCCAGCCGCTGGACCCGCTCGAGCACATCGTCCGCAAGGAAGCGCCGCATGAACCTGGCCCGGCCGCCGATCAGTTCGGCACCGCCCCGTGAGTCCTCGGGCGCTGGCCTGCCGGGCAGGTACTTTCCGCTCAGCACCCCCTGGGCGAGGGTGAAGTAGGGCACCACCCCGATGCCGAGGCGCTCGCAGGCGGGCATCACCCGCGCCTCGGGCTCACGCCAGAGCGCCGAGTACTGGGGCATGTTGTAGATGAGGTGGACCCCCAGCTCCTTCGCCAGTGCCGCCGCCTCGCCGATCTGCTCGGGGGTCCATTCCGAGACTCCCATGTAGAGGACCTTGCCGGCGCGCACCAGGTCAGCGAAGGCGAGCATGGTCTCTTCCAGCGGGGTGTTCGGGTCGTAGCG
This DNA window, taken from Streptomyces griseus subsp. griseus, encodes the following:
- a CDS encoding ATP-binding cassette domain-containing protein; the encoded protein is MIEVHGLSRTFQAPQGEVNAVRGVDFTVAAGEIVGFLGPNGAGKTTTMRMLTTLLRPTSGTAVIAGHDLLGDPVGVRRRIGYVAQGGGANPAESVVNELILQARLYGLSKSEARSRITALAGRLGLDGLEGRLVSSLSGGQRRRLDIALGLVHQPPLIFLDEPSTGLDPTSRNNLWDHIRKLRDELGATVFLSTHYLDEADALCDRILIMDRGTILVEDSPEELKGRISGDTVTVEVAPEGVAPATAVIERLPSARSVIPGGTTIRFRTEHSSRTMVDVMHALESSAVDIVSIQVDRPSLDDVFLALTGQPTEELHAAATAPAGA
- a CDS encoding ABC transporter permease — protein: MKTLRETLLVFDNQLRFTFRYKITIVLGMVQPVLYLLLFGPLLTKLGGMGSGNTWQTFVPGVLVYLALFGAGFCGFGIISDVRSGVIERMRVTPVSRFALLMGRVSREVAILLTQSVIIVSVGFLLGLRAGFLGILGAVVLVVLLGIALASLSLSLGVALKSEDQFAPLLTSAALPVMLLAGILLPMDLAPKWLDYLSHLNPLRYIVDAIRDLFADQFATRAVLEGTCVAIVLAVVCVALGIRTFSKENA
- a CDS encoding aldo/keto reductase family protein, with translation MEHRYLGRSGLRISEIVFGNLLYPQDSTPDGTVLGCLRTALDEGVTTFDTADIYGMGRSEELLGRALAGEPRDGVVICTKVFFPAGNGPNGSGLSRKHVREGLEASLRRLDTDYVDLYTAHRYDPNTPLEETMLAFADLVRAGKVLYMGVSEWTPEQIGEAAALAKELGVHLIYNMPQYSALWREPEARVMPACERLGIGVVPYFTLAQGVLSGKYLPGRPAPEDSRGGAELIGGRARFMRRFLADDVLERVQRLAGPASEAGLTLSQLAMAWVLRQPGVAGAVVGASRPEQVRENAAASGVKLDPGLVERIDEVLGPVAEYGAADA
- a CDS encoding AMP-binding protein encodes the protein MREPTGTGAVEDRLCARPAARYVTELFTGLHRWSGRIALRTGKRQITFDELLAQSYRIARALERMGHSRHEGIVCLTANPPELVALRLAAHLLGSRFTALNVNVPGDVTGWRGILASVRPAVFLVDRRGAEVLGEPVPGTLTLGVPEAGCDLLARAAEESGEPLAPRAREEDIALLVPSHGTTGPRRGAVHRFSGMRVDWRRPEEGALGDFPAGITTLAVSPLAGNAGEVVLMLLRQGCTALLMDDFDPGRVLATVEAERITSVYLLSGHLRRLLAHPDVGRTDLSSLRYVPYGNAPVPAATVRRAVEVFGPVLAQNYLSSEIRAITLLRQEDHLAAAARRPELLRSVGRALPEVEIRIRGPRDEPLPCGACGEVWLRAPHMMSGYWRDPAGTARVMRGGWLHSGDRGRLDEEGYLYLTGRA